In one window of Pristiophorus japonicus isolate sPriJap1 chromosome 9, sPriJap1.hap1, whole genome shotgun sequence DNA:
- the LOC139273739 gene encoding zinc finger protein 585A-like, translating into MTKSWVKEDSKADDPVWDLSFYTCVIRVLEGEDLQTGNSNRRPHQDLTASLDSSGPEYHRPLNMEAKSTVDSGEKVYTCSVCGQGFSQISGLLRHKRSHTGERPFTCSECGKGFARSSHLLIHQRVHTDERLFKCPDCGKSYKHSGELTYHQRVHTGESPFRCSHCGTGFSRSSKLAIHQRTHTGERPFTCSVCGKGFSRSGSLLRHQRVHTRERPFTCSECGKGFTDSCNLLRHQRVHTGERPFTCSECGKGFTRSSDLLKHRVHTVERPFTCSDCGMGFTQSSNLLRHQRIHTDERPFKCPDCRKCYKNSAELSCHQRVHTGERPFRCSVCGKGFIRSSDLLRHQRVHTAERLFTCSECGKGFVQSSDLLRHQRTHTGERPFTCSECGKGFTRSSFLTEHQRIHTGERPFTCSECGKGFTQSSILLKHQRVHNHTGERPFTCPMCGKGFTRSSHLLRHQRVHTGERPFICSDCGKHFTQSSNLLTHQQVHTGERPFICSDCGKHFTQSSNLLTHQQVHTGASPFTCSMCGKGFPSSSTLLTHQRVHTGERPFTCSECGKGFTQSSNLLTHQQVHTGERPLTCSECGKGSTSSFNLLTHQQVHTRESLFTCLECGKRFTQSSRLLTHQQIHTGERPFTCSECGKGFTHSSILLTHQHVHK; encoded by the exons GACTCCAAagctgatgaccctgtgtgggacctctctttttacacctgtgtgatcag ggtattagaaggggaggatttgcagacgggaaactcgaaTCGCAGaccgcatcaagatctgacagcgtcactcgattcatcgggacccgaatatcatcggcctctcaatatggaagcaaaaagcaccgttgacagtggggagaaagtgtacacgtgttctgtgtgtggacaaggcttcagccaaatCTCTGGCCTattgagacacaagcgcagtcacaccggggagaggccgttcacctgctccgagtgtgggaagggattcgctcgttcatcccaccttctgatacaccagcgagttcacactgacgagagactttTTAAGTGCCCGGACTGTGGGAAGAGCTATAAACATTCCGGGGAACTGACGTACCATCAAcgtgttcacaccggggagagcccATTCAGGTGCTCTCACTGCGGGACTGGGTTCAGTCGATCATCTAAACTCGCtatacaccagcgcactcacactggggagaggccgttcacctgctctgtgtgtgggaaaggattcagtcggtcaggtagcctgctgagacaccagcgagttcacactagggagaggccgttcacctgctcggagtgtgggaagggattcactgattcatgcaacctgctgagacaccaacgagttcacactggggagagaccgttcacctgctcggagtgtgggaagggattcactcggtcatctgacctgctgaaacaccGAGTGCACACCGTGGAGAGGCccttcacctgctctgattgtgggatgggattcactcagtcatccaaccttctgagacaccagcgtattcacactgacgagagaccttttaaatgcccgGACTGCAGGAAGTGCTATAAAAATTCAGCGGAACTGAGCTGCCAtcaacgtgttcacactggggagagaccgttcaggtgctccgtgtgtgggaagggattcattcggtcatccgaccttctgagacatcagcgagttcacactgcagagaggctgttcacctgctccgagtgtgggaagggattcgttcagtcatccgaccttctgagacaccagcgcactcacactggggagagaccgttcacctgctcagagtgtgggaagggattcactcggtcatccttcctcactgaacaccagcgcattcacactggggagaggccgttcacctgctcagagtgtgggaagggattcactcagtcttcgatcctgctgaaacaccagcgagttcacaa tcacaccggggagaggccattcacctgccccatgtgtgggaagggattcactcggtcatcccatctgctgaggcaccagcgagttcacactggggagaggccgttcatctgctctgactgtgggaagcatttcactcagtcatccaacctgctgacacaccagcaagttcacactggggagaggccgttcatctgctctgactgtgggaagcatttcactcagtcatccaaccttctgacacaccaacaagttcacactggggcgagcccattcacttgctccatgtgtggaaagggattccctTCATCAtcaaccctgctgacacaccagcgagttcacactggggagaggccattcacctgctctgagtgtgggaagggattcactcagtcatccaacctgctgacacaccagcaagttcacactggggagagaccattgacctgctctgagtgtgggaagggatccactagtTCATTTAACCTTctaacacaccagcaagttcacaccaggGAGAGCCTATTCACCTGtttggagtgtgggaagcgattcactcagtcatccagactTCTTACtcaccagcaaattcacactggggagaggccgttcacctgctcagagtgtgggaagggattcactcattcatccatcctgctgacacaccagcatgttcacaagtga